The Macrococcoides canis genome has a window encoding:
- a CDS encoding phosphate--AMP phosphotransferase, whose amino-acid sequence MTKIDEQLQLKTAELVRQTHEAGIPVMVVFEGIPASGKSRLSNELLLTLDAKYTNFYATKRPDEELLRYPFLYPYWNNIPKKGGVTLFFRSWYAQKLDYEVHGHKKDIIKDYDLLTQEIKGFESMLSDDGYVIIKFYLSVNEQKRQEHIEQTKKNPLTRWKAQEYETSITTEAYQDGMIDLMKATEEIAPWTHIDYTERGKAANEMYEVIIKRLEKALKEKEKSKQDERDGAFTENFSTDMFEDTSDDMSKAEYKELLPKLQARIRELQYALYERKIPLMLVYEGMDAAGKGGNIKRVRESLDPTGYEVNAISAPTETELSYHYLWRFATDVPRSGHIEIFDRSWYGRVLVERVEGFATKKEWQRAYDEINKFEKALTIEGSIVIKFFLVLDKEEQLKRFEERQVTPEKQWKITDEDWRNREKWDLYLEASKDMIDNTTTEHAPWVIIPANNKRAARIKALKTIISACEERLWNVKKLW is encoded by the coding sequence ATGACAAAAATAGATGAACAGTTACAGCTTAAAACAGCAGAACTTGTAAGACAGACGCATGAAGCAGGCATACCTGTGATGGTAGTATTTGAAGGGATACCAGCTTCAGGAAAGTCACGCCTATCCAACGAATTACTGCTTACGCTCGATGCAAAATATACAAACTTCTATGCGACGAAACGCCCAGATGAAGAATTGTTACGCTATCCATTCTTATATCCATATTGGAACAATATTCCGAAAAAAGGGGGCGTGACCCTATTTTTTAGAAGTTGGTATGCGCAGAAGCTTGATTATGAAGTACATGGACATAAGAAAGACATCATTAAAGATTACGATTTATTAACACAGGAAATTAAAGGATTTGAATCGATGCTTTCAGACGATGGCTATGTGATTATTAAATTCTATCTATCAGTGAACGAACAAAAGCGTCAGGAGCATATAGAGCAGACGAAGAAGAATCCGCTGACACGCTGGAAAGCGCAGGAATATGAAACAAGTATTACGACTGAAGCCTATCAGGACGGTATGATTGATTTGATGAAAGCGACAGAAGAGATTGCGCCATGGACACATATCGACTATACAGAACGTGGGAAAGCAGCCAATGAAATGTACGAAGTCATCATTAAACGACTCGAAAAAGCGCTGAAAGAAAAAGAGAAATCAAAACAAGATGAACGAGACGGTGCCTTTACAGAAAACTTCTCTACAGACATGTTTGAGGATACATCAGATGATATGTCTAAAGCAGAATATAAAGAACTATTACCGAAACTACAGGCGCGTATTCGTGAACTGCAATACGCACTGTATGAACGTAAAATTCCGCTCATGCTCGTATATGAAGGCATGGACGCTGCAGGTAAGGGCGGAAATATTAAACGTGTCCGTGAAAGTCTGGATCCAACAGGATATGAAGTGAACGCCATCAGTGCACCAACTGAAACAGAACTGAGCTATCACTATTTATGGCGCTTTGCGACAGATGTACCGAGAAGCGGGCATATTGAAATCTTCGACCGCAGCTGGTATGGACGTGTGCTCGTTGAACGCGTAGAAGGCTTTGCAACGAAGAAAGAATGGCAGCGTGCATATGATGAAATCAATAAATTTGAGAAAGCATTGACGATAGAAGGGTCGATTGTCATCAAGTTCTTCCTGGTTCTGGATAAAGAAGAACAGCTGAAACGCTTTGAAGAACGTCAAGTCACACCTGAGAAACAATGGAAGATAACAGATGAAGACTGGCGTAATCGCGAGAAGTGGGACCTTTATCTAGAAGCAAGTAAGGATATGATTGATAACACGACAACTGAACATGCACCGTGGGTAATTATCCCAGCCAATAATAAACGCGCAGCAAGAATCAAAGCGCTGAAAACAATCATCTCCGCATGTGAAGAACGCCTGTGGAATGTGAAGAAGTTGTGGTAA
- a CDS encoding nitroreductase family protein: protein MGLFKKNTASFLDTMKKRRSIYHIEPTSPISDSEIESIISDVVKHTPSAFNSQSTRIVLLLGDNHKKLWDLTADALKEIMGDRDFSATEQKLNSFKAGYGTILFYEDKAVVKGLQEKFAAYADNFPIWSHHTNAMHQFAIWSAFAEKDLGASLQHYNGVIDEKVDAAFDIPKDWELVAQMPFGSIGSQAGPKEFQPVENRFIIKK, encoded by the coding sequence ATGGGATTATTTAAGAAAAATACAGCAAGTTTTTTAGACACTATGAAAAAAAGACGTTCAATTTATCATATTGAGCCAACTTCACCAATTAGCGATAGCGAGATTGAAAGCATCATTTCAGATGTAGTAAAGCATACACCATCTGCATTTAACTCACAAAGTACACGTATCGTCCTATTACTTGGAGATAATCATAAAAAATTATGGGACCTTACAGCAGACGCATTAAAAGAAATTATGGGAGACCGTGATTTCAGTGCGACAGAACAAAAGTTAAATAGCTTCAAAGCAGGATATGGGACAATCCTTTTCTATGAAGATAAAGCAGTCGTAAAAGGATTACAGGAGAAATTTGCTGCTTATGCAGATAACTTCCCAATCTGGTCACACCACACAAATGCAATGCATCAGTTTGCAATCTGGAGCGCATTCGCAGAAAAAGACTTAGGTGCATCATTACAACATTACAATGGTGTTATCGATGAGAAAGTGGATGCAGCATTTGATATTCCTAAAGACTGGGAGCTTGTTGCACAAATGCCATTCGGTTCAATCGGTTCTCAAGCTGGACCTAAAGAATTCCAACCTGTTGAAAACCGTTTCATCATAAAAAAATAG
- the groES gene encoding co-chaperone GroES, giving the protein MLKPYGNRVVIEKTERETTTASGIVLTDSAKEKTNEGTVVAVGTGRILDNGERVEIGVNVGDRVVYEPFGGTEVKTGEESYIVLKEEDIIAIVE; this is encoded by the coding sequence GTGTTAAAGCCATATGGAAATCGTGTTGTAATTGAAAAGACTGAAAGAGAAACAACGACAGCAAGCGGAATCGTCTTAACAGACTCTGCAAAAGAGAAGACAAATGAAGGTACTGTAGTTGCAGTAGGTACAGGACGCATCCTGGATAATGGTGAACGCGTTGAGATTGGTGTTAACGTTGGTGACCGTGTAGTGTATGAACCATTCGGTGGTACTGAAGTTAAGACTGGCGAAGAATCTTATATTGTATTAAAAGAAGAAGATATTATCGCAATTGTAGAATAA
- a CDS encoding GH32 C-terminal domain-containing protein encodes MKESQIAPLTEQELKELEAQVGSKLNMYPSQLNYDIADHGFDYQPVAFMLDEQERCLLIGRIGDALATPRIISIEDGQLRQRPLLNSSRRGTLETAEGYATKKNVRLHPYEGNDYELIAQIIENNALEYILELRVSRKERTVLIYEADERRFTVDRSDSGLVDEPYTKFITLHEPLTQLHCIVHKQTIELFINDGEAVMSTLINTSETADGIRTSAVHGDVYLKLWKYDLSHT; translated from the coding sequence ATGAAGGAATCACAAATAGCGCCATTAACAGAGCAGGAATTAAAGGAACTTGAAGCGCAAGTTGGCAGCAAATTAAATATGTATCCCTCACAGCTGAATTATGATATTGCCGATCATGGATTTGATTATCAACCTGTCGCTTTTATGCTGGATGAACAAGAACGTTGTCTATTGATCGGCAGAATCGGTGATGCACTTGCGACACCAAGAATTATATCAATCGAGGACGGACAGTTAAGACAACGTCCGCTATTGAATTCTAGTAGACGCGGCACGCTCGAAACAGCAGAAGGTTATGCGACTAAAAAGAATGTTCGTCTGCATCCTTATGAAGGAAATGATTACGAACTTATCGCTCAGATAATAGAGAATAATGCATTAGAATATATACTTGAATTACGTGTCTCAAGAAAAGAACGCACTGTATTAATCTATGAAGCAGACGAAAGAAGGTTTACTGTCGATCGTTCAGATAGTGGTTTAGTTGATGAACCATATACAAAGTTTATTACACTGCACGAACCACTGACACAGCTGCATTGTATCGTTCATAAACAGACGATAGAGCTATTTATTAATGACGGAGAAGCAGTGATGTCGACACTTATAAATACTTCAGAAACAGCAGATGGGATCAGAACATCAGCGGTTCACGGTGATGTTTATCTGAAGCTATGGAAATATGATTTAAGTCATACATAA
- a CDS encoding MurR/RpiR family transcriptional regulator, with protein sequence MYSVLGQITKMYDSFTPVEKRIADVVIEYPEKVVNLPIKEIAQLSNTSEAAIVRFSKRLGLSGIKVVKVELARELHTIADKKVPTKIELTDDEEVMKEKVFNNTIQALYNTEKVISAKVIDEAAQAITSAKRVMIFGVGNSRVVATDLHVKLMNIDQSAILATDLLSAITLLGHFEAGDVLFITSETSKNKVITDICKYAKEKDIKIILLTQKFSSPAIRMANIVLAMAKEENEINLGYMTVRTAQLTIVDVLYLRICAYLKDTVLSNMQNLNETRKITHEQENL encoded by the coding sequence ATGTATTCAGTATTAGGACAAATTACAAAGATGTACGATAGCTTTACACCAGTTGAAAAAAGGATTGCTGACGTTGTCATAGAGTACCCTGAAAAAGTGGTCAACTTACCGATCAAAGAAATTGCACAGCTATCAAATACAAGTGAAGCGGCCATTGTACGCTTCAGCAAACGTCTTGGATTATCTGGAATTAAAGTGGTTAAAGTGGAGCTTGCACGTGAACTGCACACGATTGCAGATAAAAAGGTACCGACGAAGATTGAATTAACTGATGATGAAGAAGTAATGAAAGAGAAAGTATTCAACAACACGATTCAGGCGCTTTATAATACAGAGAAGGTCATTTCTGCTAAAGTGATTGATGAAGCAGCACAGGCGATTACAAGTGCGAAACGCGTGATGATCTTTGGAGTCGGGAACTCAAGAGTTGTTGCGACAGATTTGCATGTAAAGCTGATGAATATTGACCAGTCTGCCATTCTTGCAACAGATCTTTTATCTGCGATTACATTATTAGGACACTTTGAAGCAGGAGATGTATTGTTCATTACTTCTGAGACAAGCAAGAATAAAGTCATCACAGATATTTGTAAGTATGCAAAAGAGAAAGATATTAAGATTATATTATTAACGCAAAAGTTTTCATCTCCTGCGATTCGTATGGCGAATATTGTGCTTGCAATGGCGAAAGAAGAAAATGAAATCAATTTAGGTTATATGACAGTGCGTACAGCACAACTTACAATAGTAGATGTACTTTATTTAAGAATCTGTGCATACTTAAAGGATACAGTGTTATCGAATATGCAGAACTTAAATGAAACACGTAAAATCACGCACGAACAAGAGAACTTATAA
- the tatC gene encoding twin-arginine translocase subunit TatC has product MNKDDLTVVEHLEELRKRIMTVCYFLVAGVIVGFYFGKPVTKYLTKDDVPKEITLHYFKVSDPLTIYITVIMLIALILISPVILYQIWAFISPGLHPKERSATLAYIPISIILFLAGLLFSYYLVFPYLIFFTLGLASEIGVNQMIGVREYFNEMLRFTLPFGFVFQLPILLLFLTRLGIVTPMFLSKNRKYAYFILFVFAALIAPADFMTYLMFAVPMLLLYEVSIQISKIGYRQYLKGEQKLIEEELEK; this is encoded by the coding sequence ATGAATAAAGATGATTTAACAGTAGTTGAGCATTTAGAAGAACTACGTAAACGCATTATGACGGTCTGTTACTTTTTAGTTGCGGGTGTTATCGTCGGTTTTTACTTCGGAAAGCCGGTGACAAAGTATTTGACGAAAGATGATGTGCCGAAGGAGATTACATTACATTACTTTAAAGTGAGTGATCCACTGACAATTTATATTACAGTGATTATGTTAATTGCACTTATCTTAATCTCGCCTGTCATTCTGTATCAAATATGGGCATTTATCTCACCTGGACTGCATCCGAAAGAAAGAAGTGCGACGTTAGCATATATTCCGATCAGTATTATATTATTTCTTGCTGGACTATTGTTTAGTTATTATTTAGTATTTCCGTACCTTATTTTCTTTACATTAGGGCTTGCAAGTGAGATTGGTGTCAACCAGATGATCGGTGTCAGAGAGTACTTTAACGAGATGCTGCGTTTTACGCTGCCTTTCGGATTTGTCTTTCAGCTGCCAATTCTTTTACTCTTCTTAACACGACTTGGTATTGTCACACCGATGTTTTTAAGTAAGAACCGTAAGTATGCGTATTTTATTTTATTTGTCTTTGCAGCGTTAATTGCACCTGCTGATTTTATGACTTATTTAATGTTCGCTGTGCCGATGCTGCTGCTCTATGAAGTGAGTATTCAAATCAGCAAGATCGGCTATAGACAATATTTAAAAGGTGAACAGAAATTGATTGAAGAAGAACTTGAGAAGTAG
- a CDS encoding redox-sensing transcriptional repressor Rex, which yields MSKDEIKIPKATLKRLPLYYRFVNTLYNSNVERVSSKELSEGLQIDSATIRRDFSYFGELGKKGYGYNVNFLLNFFKTTLQQDMITKVAIIGVGNLGTALVNYNFSINDRMKITAAFDANDEAIGRKIGKIEVQDIKDFEKVVEATGIQVVILTVPGSVAQDVANRVTKAQIKGILNFTPERLNVPSGVHVHHIDLGVELQSLIFFMKNH from the coding sequence ATGTCGAAGGACGAAATTAAGATTCCTAAAGCCACTTTAAAACGACTTCCTTTATATTATCGTTTTGTAAATACGTTATATAATTCAAATGTTGAACGAGTGAGCAGTAAGGAATTAAGTGAAGGATTACAGATTGATTCTGCAACAATACGTAGAGATTTTTCTTATTTTGGAGAACTTGGCAAGAAAGGATACGGTTATAACGTGAACTTCCTGCTGAATTTCTTTAAGACAACGTTACAGCAAGATATGATTACGAAGGTCGCGATTATCGGTGTCGGTAATTTAGGAACCGCATTGGTGAACTATAACTTCTCGATTAATGATAGAATGAAGATAACAGCAGCATTCGATGCGAATGATGAAGCGATTGGTCGTAAGATTGGCAAGATTGAAGTTCAGGATATAAAGGACTTTGAGAAAGTTGTAGAAGCTACAGGGATTCAGGTTGTTATCTTAACGGTTCCAGGTAGTGTTGCTCAAGACGTCGCAAATAGAGTGACAAAAGCACAAATAAAAGGTATATTAAACTTTACACCAGAACGTTTAAATGTACCGAGCGGAGTACATGTCCATCACATTGATCTCGGCGTGGAATTACAATCATTAATTTTCTTTATGAAAAATCATTAG
- a CDS encoding VOC family protein, with amino-acid sequence METQFFSKDTHIGAVHLNVNFMDNSVKFYHEILGMDIIEHTPSMSILGVGDKALVYLYQTNYKRIQTAGLFHFALLVPSRAALGNIFYHLIKTEYPLAGASNHDVSEAIYLQDPEGNGIEIYRDVPSNEWQFQPNGDIVMGTYEMDYAAVIEANDNRAFNGMPKETIIGHMHLSVIDLEQSIAFYNDLFGFDVMTRYGKEAAFLATAGYHHHLGLNTWQHQTERAYLDYPGLRKFDLNIPNEEDLQHFTRILSEKGLTQSKDGNSYIVYDPNGIGIRIMTKNN; translated from the coding sequence ATGGAGACACAATTCTTTTCAAAAGATACACATATCGGTGCCGTACATCTCAATGTCAATTTCATGGATAACAGCGTAAAGTTTTATCACGAAATATTAGGTATGGATATTATTGAGCATACGCCTTCAATGTCAATACTCGGTGTGGGTGATAAAGCACTTGTCTATTTGTACCAGACGAACTATAAACGTATTCAGACTGCAGGACTATTTCATTTCGCTTTATTAGTCCCTTCTCGTGCAGCGCTCGGCAATATCTTCTATCATCTTATCAAGACGGAGTATCCTTTAGCGGGTGCCAGTAATCATGATGTTTCAGAAGCTATCTATTTGCAGGATCCTGAAGGGAATGGAATAGAAATTTATCGAGATGTCCCTAGCAATGAATGGCAGTTTCAGCCAAACGGGGATATCGTGATGGGGACGTATGAGATGGATTATGCAGCAGTTATTGAAGCAAATGACAATCGTGCGTTCAATGGTATGCCAAAAGAAACGATCATCGGACACATGCATCTTTCAGTCATTGATTTAGAACAGTCCATCGCTTTCTATAATGATTTATTCGGATTTGATGTGATGACGCGTTATGGTAAAGAAGCTGCTTTCCTGGCGACAGCGGGATATCACCATCACCTCGGACTAAACACATGGCAGCATCAGACTGAGCGCGCATATCTCGATTATCCGGGTTTAAGGAAATTTGACCTGAATATCCCGAACGAAGAAGATCTTCAGCACTTTACAAGAATATTATCAGAAAAAGGATTAACACAGTCCAAAGACGGGAATTCATATATTGTATATGACCCTAATGGCATCGGAATTAGAATTATGACTAAAAACAATTAG
- the mroQ gene encoding intramembrane glutamic endopeptidase MroQ: MKHNRKWINILTVLLYIGSQLFVLIPTSIFLKQGLDNDAAFLKAIPYYVGSFVIASILVIYINTKINNKTRVERSVKTDTLSTIGLIVGGLFISLFTQMMLGMINTYILNQPLESQNTNQIMDIAKQAPIFIILIAVVGPILEEFVFRKVIFGEIYELIKGNRAIAFIISVLISGFIFSAAHSDFDHTLIYMGMSVVFSGLYVLSNRIIVPIAAHMLMNGFVVLMQVVFADKVIEAQKQLEQANFIWQLFN, translated from the coding sequence GTGAAGCATAACAGAAAATGGATTAACATTCTTACCGTATTACTTTATATCGGATCACAATTATTCGTGCTGATACCGACGAGTATCTTTTTAAAGCAAGGGCTCGATAACGATGCAGCGTTCTTAAAGGCCATCCCCTATTACGTCGGATCATTTGTCATAGCAAGTATTCTTGTTATTTATATCAATACGAAAATTAACAATAAAACGCGCGTTGAACGTTCCGTTAAGACAGATACATTATCAACAATCGGTTTAATCGTCGGGGGATTATTCATCTCATTATTCACACAGATGATGCTCGGTATGATCAATACATATATATTAAATCAGCCACTTGAAAGTCAGAATACAAATCAGATTATGGATATCGCGAAACAAGCACCCATCTTCATTATATTGATTGCAGTTGTCGGACCAATACTAGAAGAGTTTGTCTTTAGAAAGGTCATATTCGGGGAAATCTACGAACTGATCAAAGGAAATCGCGCAATTGCATTTATTATCAGTGTACTGATCAGCGGCTTTATCTTCTCAGCAGCGCATAGTGATTTCGATCATACGCTCATCTATATGGGGATGTCTGTCGTATTTAGTGGACTGTATGTACTATCGAATCGCATCATCGTGCCGATCGCAGCACATATGCTGATGAATGGATTCGTTGTGTTGATGCAGGTTGTGTTCGCTGATAAAGTGATTGAAGCACAGAAACAATTAGAGCAAGCAAACTTTATATGGCAATTATTTAATTAA
- a CDS encoding M3 family oligoendopeptidase, producing the protein MTTFQNYKYERPDLHAVNQSIDQLLEQFEAASSAEEQIKLIDEINVVRNHLDTAMNLAYVRASIDTNDEFYSEERDYLDAHGGEVVQIESKFYNALANSKYKDALRETYGDQLFDLAELFVKQYDDSIKDLLNKENKISSEYSKLVASAEIEFKGETYTFAQMGQFLDSADRSVRKEAKLAMEEYRAAQIEQYDEIYDRLVKVRHEIATKLGFKNFIELGYVRMRRVDYTPDMVKKYRDQIHKHVVPVAESLYKAQMKRNGWDSLKPYDENIVFLSGNEKPKDDGKTILENGRKMYKALSPETDEFYQFMMDRELFDAEAKKGKEAGGYCTFIQDYKSPFIFSNFNGTDHDITVLTHEAGHAFQVYRSQDLIPDYLWPTHESCEIHSMSMEFFTYQWMDLFFNNPDKFKYKHIGDAIKFLPYGVAVDEFQHIVYEHPELTPQERRAEWTKLEQKYLPHKDHDGITSLESGAFWHRQGHIFGMPFYYIDYTLAQVCAFQFFKRSTEDFEDAWKDYLHICNIGGSLPFNKIVEAANLRSPFQEGTLEDTMTFLEDYLDEIDTSQF; encoded by the coding sequence ATGACAACATTCCAAAACTATAAATATGAAAGACCTGACCTACATGCGGTTAACCAATCCATCGATCAGTTACTGGAACAATTTGAAGCAGCATCATCTGCTGAGGAGCAAATAAAGCTTATCGATGAGATCAACGTCGTAAGAAATCATCTGGATACTGCGATGAATCTTGCTTACGTGCGTGCTTCAATTGATACGAATGATGAGTTTTATTCTGAAGAACGTGACTATCTGGATGCACATGGCGGAGAAGTCGTTCAGATTGAATCCAAGTTCTATAATGCACTTGCAAATAGTAAATATAAAGATGCTCTACGTGAAACTTATGGGGATCAGTTGTTTGACCTGGCTGAACTGTTTGTAAAGCAGTATGATGATTCAATCAAGGATCTGTTGAACAAAGAAAATAAAATCTCTTCTGAATATAGTAAGCTCGTTGCTTCAGCTGAGATTGAATTTAAAGGTGAAACTTATACGTTCGCACAGATGGGACAATTTCTCGATTCTGCAGATCGTTCAGTACGTAAAGAAGCGAAACTTGCAATGGAAGAATATCGTGCTGCACAGATAGAGCAGTATGATGAAATCTATGATCGTCTCGTTAAAGTACGTCATGAAATCGCAACAAAACTTGGCTTCAAGAACTTTATCGAGCTTGGTTATGTGCGTATGCGCCGAGTAGACTACACACCTGACATGGTAAAGAAATATCGCGATCAAATACATAAGCATGTAGTCCCTGTTGCTGAGAGTCTGTATAAAGCTCAAATGAAGCGTAATGGATGGGATAGCTTAAAGCCATATGACGAAAACATCGTATTCCTATCTGGTAATGAGAAACCTAAAGATGACGGCAAGACAATTTTAGAGAACGGCCGTAAAATGTATAAAGCGCTCAGTCCAGAAACAGATGAATTCTATCAGTTCATGATGGACCGTGAACTGTTTGATGCAGAAGCTAAAAAAGGAAAAGAAGCTGGGGGTTACTGTACGTTTATCCAGGACTATAAATCGCCGTTTATCTTCTCTAACTTTAATGGAACAGATCATGACATTACTGTACTTACGCATGAAGCTGGGCACGCATTTCAAGTATACCGTTCACAGGATTTAATCCCGGATTACTTATGGCCGACCCACGAATCATGTGAAATTCATTCAATGAGCATGGAGTTCTTCACTTATCAATGGATGGATCTATTCTTCAATAATCCAGATAAGTTCAAATATAAGCATATCGGGGATGCCATCAAGTTCTTACCTTACGGAGTTGCAGTAGATGAATTCCAGCATATCGTCTATGAACATCCAGAATTAACGCCGCAAGAACGTCGTGCCGAATGGACGAAGCTTGAACAGAAGTATTTACCGCATAAAGATCATGACGGTATCACATCTTTAGAAAGCGGTGCATTCTGGCATCGTCAAGGTCATATCTTCGGCATGCCATTCTATTATATCGACTATACGCTTGCACAAGTTTGTGCCTTCCAGTTCTTCAAACGTTCAACAGAAGATTTTGAAGATGCATGGAAAGATTATCTGCACATCTGTAATATCGGTGGTTCATTGCCTTTCAATAAAATTGTTGAAGCGGCAAACTTACGTTCACCATTCCAGGAAGGTACATTAGAAGATACGATGACGTTCCTGGAAGATTATCTTGATGAAATTGATACGAGTCAATTTTAA
- a CDS encoding twin-arginine translocase TatA/TatE family subunit: MFLGLALSGPVFIFLGIIALIIFGPKKLPEFGRAMGTSLKEFKDATDGIMKDHDDKDNKDIK; the protein is encoded by the coding sequence ATGTTTTTAGGTTTAGCATTATCAGGACCAGTTTTTATATTTCTAGGAATTATCGCTTTAATTATCTTTGGCCCTAAGAAATTACCAGAGTTTGGTCGTGCCATGGGGACATCTCTTAAAGAATTCAAAGATGCAACAGATGGTATCATGAAGGATCATGACGACAAAGATAACAAAGATATCAAATAA